The nucleotide window ACCAATTTAAACCGGTGACCGAAACCATCCTGACGTTGGGGGCCACCCTAGTGATGGGGATGGTTGATGCCGATACGTTTCTGAATCACGGATCAGTCTTTGTGAGTGCACAAACCGGTAACCTCATTGTTTTTATGGTGAAACTGGTGACCCACGGGTGGTCCGTTGCCTGGGTCAACGTGCCTGTCTGGATCGGCTATTTTCTAGGTTGTTTCGGTGCTCAAGCGTTGAGCGAACACTTCAGCCGTGGGAATAACCGTCGGCAAATGCGGTGGTTGATGCTGTTGAATGTGGTGGCGTATCTGAGCTTGTCCAGCTTCCAAACCGTTATTTCGGGAATGTGGCTGATTTTTCTACTGGGTATTTTGGCCGGTTATGAATTAACCATCTTTCGTCAGGTTGGAGGGATTGCCTTAAATAATGGCGTTATGACGGGGAATACCAAAAGCCTTGCCATCAGTAGCTATCAGGCGTGGATCGCTGGCGATAAAGTTGCCCGTCATCGACAAATTCAAGTAGTCTTCGTCCTAGGAATTTTTTTACTGGGCTGCGGGTTAGGCGCTTGGTTGGCCAGTCGATTTACTCTGGGTGTGTTGTGGGTAGCGACGCTGATTAAGGCTTTTCTGTTGCTTTGGCTATTCTTACCAATTGCCCAGCAGCGTCCGGCCATTTGAATAGTTGGGTTGCGGGACCAAATAGCGTATAATTAACGAGAATAGGATGAAACTAGCCCGAGAAACAAGCGGGATTGAAAACTAAGGAGCACAGCATATTGTTAATCACAGGACTAATTATCGGTCTCTTGCTGATTGGGCTGGTGCTCGGCTACTTGGTGCGTCAGCATAAGCACCGGCAGGAACTCCTGGCGGTTCAGGCGCAAGCGCGGACAATTATTGCCCAAGCAACCAAAGAGGCCCAGCAGCGTGTAGAAAAAATTCGCACGGATAGTCGCCGGGAAACCTTGGCCTATCAGCAATCAGTTAAAGATGAATTGACCGAACAACAGAGTGACATTGTGGTACGTGAACAACGCCGCAAGCAACGGGAACAATTGATGAGTCAGGTTACAGTTCGTTTAGATGATCAGACGGCTATGCTGGATGAACGATCACAAGCGAATCGTGAACAGCGTCAAGGAATTCACGTTTTACGTGATCAAGCGGAAGAATTGCGTGCAAAACGTGATGAGACCTTGGCCGAGCGAGCGGGTATGGACGCGCAACAAGCCCAGAACACGGTAGTCCAAGGGGCTGAATTTGCCTTGAAGCGGGATCGTGACATTGAGGTGAAAGCCTTGAACGATAACGCCATGGCCAATGCTGAAAAATGGGCCAAGGACGTCGTTTTGTCGGCGACCGAGAGCGGTCCGCAAGACTTACCTAAGGAACACTTAGAACACACGGTTACCGTACCTAACGGTGAGATTCGGAGTAAGATCATTGGCCGCGAAGGGCAACACATTCGGTTACTTGAAACCTTGACCGGGACGGATTTAATTTTTGTGCCGGACGATAACACGACCCTGTTTATCAGTACCCATGACCCGATTCGTCGAGAAGTGGCTCGTGTGGCATTGACGAACTTGGTTGCCAGTCGGCGAATCTCAGCCAATCAGATTGAAACGCAGGTGGAAAATGCCCAGCGTGACGTGAACCACAGCTTGTGGGAAACGGGTGAACAAACTGTGAGTCTGTTGCACGTGGGCTGGATGCATCCTGATTTGATGAAACTGATTGGGCGACTCAAGTACCGGACCAGTTATGGTCAAAACGTGCTTTTGCATTCCATTGAAGTGGCTCAGCTAACTGGTGCTATGGCTGCACGCTTAGGATATAATACGCGACTTGCACGGCGGGCCGGCTTACTGCATGACTTGGGGAAGGCCATCGACCACGAAGTCGAAGGCACCCACGTGGAAATTGGCACGGAATTTGCCCAGAAATACGGTGAGGATGCCGTGGTGATCAATGCCATTGCAGCGCATCATGGGGATATTGAAAAGACGTCGCCAATTTCTGATTTAGTAGCCGCAGCGGATGCTATTTCGGGTGCTCGTCCGGGTGCGCGGAGTGAATCCGTAGAGGACTACATTAACCGGTTGCGGGCGCTTGAGCAGATTGCCAACGAGCAAAAAGGGGTTTCGGAAAGTTACGCCATTCAAGCGGGGCGTGAACTGCGGATCATTGTCAAGCCGCAAGAGTTGGATGATACTGCGGCAGCTAAGCTAACCAAAGAAGTGGCTCAACAGGTCGAAGAAAAGCTAACGTATCCAGGCAAGATCAAGGTTACTACGATTCGGACTGCGACAGCGGTTGAGTACGTTGGCGATGAAAAGAAGAAAAAGAAGAAGAAAAAGAAAAAGGCTGCTAACGCAAGTTAAGTTACGTTAATTGCCTGGTAACAGTCGTTTTAGCTAGCTGAATTTAGAGATCATAAGGGTTTGGGACAAACGTCTCAAACCCTTTTTGGGCGCTAACCGCCTTATCTCGCACTTTCTTTTTTGTCAAAAAAGTGATGAGCAGCCAGGAACGGTTGCTCATCACAGATGAAATTTATGTAGCTACAGAATGTCCGTAGCGGCTATTATTACTTTAAGCGTGGGGGTCGTTAACCACATTGAAATTATGGTTGGCAGTCGCATCGATGATAGGGTGTTCCTGCAGGTAGTCAGCGATAATTTCGCTCATGGCTCCCTGGCTTTCAGCAATAATCTTGTCGGCGCTAAACATCCCATAGTGACCGCCACCAACTGCCCGGTATTGGTTCAAGACAATGTGGAGTGGTTGGTCAGGGGTCACGGGCTTACCATGATAGGTCAGGTGTTCAACCCGCTCGCCAAATGGTTTGGCGACGTTCAAACGATAATCGATGCCTTCGTACATATCGTAGTTGTATTGGCGCTTTTTAGGATGAACGAAAGCTGGGTTGACAGCAATCTGGCCGTTTTTGACGGTGAAGTAACGGGCACTGACTTCCAA belongs to Levilactobacillus yonginensis and includes:
- a CDS encoding YoaK family protein, whose product is MADEPSHQFKPVTETILTLGATLVMGMVDADTFLNHGSVFVSAQTGNLIVFMVKLVTHGWSVAWVNVPVWIGYFLGCFGAQALSEHFSRGNNRRQMRWLMLLNVVAYLSLSSFQTVISGMWLIFLLGILAGYELTIFRQVGGIALNNGVMTGNTKSLAISSYQAWIAGDKVARHRQIQVVFVLGIFLLGCGLGAWLASRFTLGVLWVATLIKAFLLLWLFLPIAQQRPAI
- the rny gene encoding ribonuclease Y, which encodes MLITGLIIGLLLIGLVLGYLVRQHKHRQELLAVQAQARTIIAQATKEAQQRVEKIRTDSRRETLAYQQSVKDELTEQQSDIVVREQRRKQREQLMSQVTVRLDDQTAMLDERSQANREQRQGIHVLRDQAEELRAKRDETLAERAGMDAQQAQNTVVQGAEFALKRDRDIEVKALNDNAMANAEKWAKDVVLSATESGPQDLPKEHLEHTVTVPNGEIRSKIIGREGQHIRLLETLTGTDLIFVPDDNTTLFISTHDPIRREVARVALTNLVASRRISANQIETQVENAQRDVNHSLWETGEQTVSLLHVGWMHPDLMKLIGRLKYRTSYGQNVLLHSIEVAQLTGAMAARLGYNTRLARRAGLLHDLGKAIDHEVEGTHVEIGTEFAQKYGEDAVVINAIAAHHGDIEKTSPISDLVAAADAISGARPGARSESVEDYINRLRALEQIANEQKGVSESYAIQAGRELRIIVKPQELDDTAAAKLTKEVAQQVEEKLTYPGKIKVTTIRTATAVEYVGDEKKKKKKKKKKAANAS